A genomic segment from Marinobacter subterrani encodes:
- a CDS encoding HsdM family class I SAM-dependent methyltransferase — MTAGTSYTSNEKADWLFSIGEGSSLPIVDGLVSVSGYTATGRPPEEVAIMEKARSYGAHAVFFEAERHGRSAVAQAFIFNVDDEPDDARFAELHKRLWSWGGVPLIYRTGSGLVQLFRCAHKPDFVGADGIPICSPIKTLSLGAKIAAQDIWWDAARIRNGAIWDDPHACKLMLSAQKAAHRTLAASVAELEKRLSESQLLPSRLRRRLLILSLLIAYLEERSVLLPTDFESARKGAKRFFEVLGDGEALTKLLGNLEDRFNGRVFRLTDLESSTLKESADLAEYAKLVEGNQDSTGQLSLWRLYSFRDLPVELISNIYQIFVKNTSSSVYTPPALVRLVLEEALSWEKLDRLVEHGGIVLDPACGSGVFLVEAYKRLVLHWRWRNDWAEPHVEDLQRLLRHVHGIDLEEGAVELAAFSLCLSLCDALQPEEIRSSVRLFPQLAGETLHHGCFFEAKSSGLIQASVSVIIGNPPFESSLTTEGAQRSYDDYSRTYGTLADKQLAYLFLHEAMEMLMPGGTVAMIEPAGFLYNQNAIGFRRTFFNRWCVREVLDFVSIRGLFKKGGADTKVIVVIAEAKKPLPRSRMLHAVFRRNGRANAEQGFDIDYYDLHWLRNRDAECATDVWRANLLGGGRARRFIERLRSYPTIKDYASRRGWNFGEGYLGGKKNASSDVQHLVGQPLLPTQALGEGGIDRSLIEIVPDAPIKDPKSAERFLAPLLLIKENQNLYCDIWSEGYLTYKNEIVGFSAPGDFEKLEALASWIRSESKILKAYVAGISSRLFTQRATSIFNADIFSLPYPQQEEGLDVSVNERVIAEDIVDYQRDFIRLGSDAPVMQVVPPEALTDFDAIFTRQINNVYESTHLRVLQAQHWPGAICKAFVFGDGEVDWSCSSELQDRLDTLLVERRGSGLTVTRIARVYDKNFLFLLKPDRHRFWTRSIALRDADDVLADLRGQGF; from the coding sequence ATGACTGCTGGAACCTCCTATACCAGTAATGAGAAAGCCGACTGGCTGTTCTCGATCGGTGAAGGGTCGTCGCTACCAATAGTAGATGGACTAGTGTCCGTTAGCGGCTACACAGCCACTGGGCGCCCTCCCGAAGAAGTCGCAATCATGGAAAAGGCCCGCTCTTACGGGGCGCACGCTGTTTTTTTCGAAGCCGAGCGGCACGGGCGCTCAGCTGTAGCGCAGGCATTCATATTCAATGTAGATGACGAACCCGACGACGCCCGCTTTGCCGAGTTGCACAAACGTTTATGGAGCTGGGGCGGGGTTCCCCTAATCTACCGTACCGGCTCAGGCCTAGTTCAACTCTTTCGTTGCGCTCATAAACCGGACTTTGTAGGCGCAGATGGCATTCCAATTTGCTCCCCCATTAAAACGCTCTCGCTAGGCGCTAAAATTGCAGCACAAGATATTTGGTGGGACGCAGCCCGAATCCGGAACGGAGCTATTTGGGACGATCCACACGCTTGTAAGCTTATGCTATCGGCCCAAAAGGCGGCACATCGAACTCTGGCTGCCAGTGTAGCTGAGCTTGAAAAGCGGCTTTCTGAGAGTCAGCTCTTGCCGTCACGACTACGGCGAAGGTTGCTGATTCTCTCGCTTCTTATTGCCTACCTTGAAGAACGCTCCGTACTTTTACCAACCGACTTCGAGTCTGCGCGGAAAGGCGCCAAGCGCTTTTTTGAAGTGCTCGGTGATGGTGAGGCGCTGACAAAGCTCCTCGGAAATCTCGAAGATCGGTTTAATGGTAGAGTTTTCAGGCTCACCGACCTCGAGAGTTCCACCTTAAAAGAAAGTGCTGATTTAGCCGAATACGCCAAACTCGTTGAAGGCAACCAAGATAGTACCGGTCAGCTCAGTCTCTGGCGCTTGTATTCTTTCCGGGATTTGCCTGTCGAGTTGATCAGTAATATCTATCAAATTTTTGTGAAGAATACGTCTAGCTCAGTCTATACGCCACCCGCGCTGGTTCGACTCGTATTAGAGGAAGCCCTGAGCTGGGAAAAGCTCGACAGGCTCGTTGAGCATGGAGGAATCGTTCTCGACCCTGCTTGTGGTTCCGGAGTTTTCCTAGTAGAGGCATACAAACGGCTTGTCTTACATTGGCGATGGCGCAACGATTGGGCCGAACCGCACGTGGAGGATCTACAGAGACTTCTTAGACACGTTCACGGAATCGATCTCGAAGAGGGGGCAGTAGAATTGGCTGCCTTCAGTCTTTGTCTTAGTCTTTGCGATGCGTTACAACCCGAAGAAATTAGATCAAGTGTACGGTTATTTCCGCAATTGGCAGGTGAAACACTTCACCACGGCTGCTTTTTCGAAGCGAAGTCAAGCGGCTTAATTCAAGCATCAGTATCCGTCATTATTGGCAATCCCCCCTTTGAGTCGTCGCTCACAACTGAGGGTGCGCAAAGGAGCTATGACGACTACTCCCGCACCTATGGCACGTTAGCAGACAAACAGCTGGCCTACCTATTTCTTCATGAAGCAATGGAAATGCTAATGCCCGGTGGTACAGTCGCGATGATTGAGCCTGCTGGATTTTTGTACAATCAAAATGCTATCGGCTTTCGTCGAACATTCTTTAATCGTTGGTGCGTTCGCGAGGTGCTCGATTTTGTATCAATTCGAGGCCTCTTCAAAAAAGGGGGAGCCGATACCAAGGTTATTGTAGTAATAGCAGAAGCTAAGAAACCTTTGCCCCGGAGCCGAATGCTGCATGCCGTATTCCGCCGTAATGGAAGGGCGAATGCCGAGCAGGGTTTCGATATTGACTATTACGACCTCCATTGGCTCCGCAATAGGGACGCCGAGTGTGCGACCGACGTCTGGCGTGCAAATCTGCTTGGGGGTGGGCGAGCTCGGAGGTTTATAGAACGACTGAGGAGCTATCCCACCATAAAAGATTATGCTTCCAGAAGAGGCTGGAATTTTGGTGAAGGTTATTTAGGAGGAAAGAAGAATGCCTCCTCAGACGTACAACATCTCGTCGGCCAACCACTTCTACCTACCCAAGCGCTCGGTGAAGGTGGGATAGACCGATCTTTAATAGAAATCGTGCCTGATGCTCCTATTAAAGATCCGAAATCAGCGGAGCGATTTTTAGCCCCATTATTGCTAATTAAAGAGAACCAAAACCTCTACTGTGACATTTGGTCTGAGGGCTATTTAACGTATAAAAATGAAATAGTTGGATTTTCTGCCCCAGGTGATTTTGAGAAACTTGAAGCTCTAGCAAGCTGGATTCGATCAGAATCCAAAATTCTCAAGGCTTACGTGGCTGGAATAAGCTCACGCCTATTTACTCAGCGCGCCACTTCCATATTCAACGCCGACATATTCTCTCTTCCTTATCCTCAACAAGAAGAAGGTCTCGACGTAAGTGTAAATGAGCGAGTCATAGCTGAAGACATAGTAGATTATCAACGCGACTTTATAAGGCTCGGCAGCGACGCCCCCGTGATGCAAGTAGTTCCCCCGGAAGCTCTTACAGATTTTGATGCGATCTTCACTCGTCAAATAAACAATGTTTACGAGAGCACACACCTTCGCGTTCTTCAAGCACAACACTGGCCGGGAGCAATATGCAAAGCTTTTGTTTTTGGCGATGGGGAAGTCGACTGGTCGTGTTCTAGTGAGCTTCAAGACCGACTTGATACCCTGTTGGTCGAGCGACGCGGCTCTGGCCTGACTGTCACGCGCATCGCACGTGTATATGACAAAAATTTTCTGTTTTTGCTCAAGCCCGATCGACATCGATTTTGGACGCGCTCGATTGCGCTTCGAGATGCAGATGACGTTTTGGCGGACCTCCGAGGACAAGGTTTTTAG
- a CDS encoding YaeQ family protein, with translation MALKATILKAILNIADMDRHYYADHHLTIAQHPSETDLRVMIRLLAFALNASDTLEFTKGLSNDDEPELWQKDLTGAIELWIELGLPEEDRLRKACNRATKVILYTYGDRAFPVWWDKHHGKLERFDNLTIIHLPGESTEALAGLAGRSMSYQITIQDGEVTFSNDNNLVSITPEQILPEN, from the coding sequence ATGGCGCTCAAAGCAACCATCCTGAAGGCGATACTCAACATCGCCGATATGGACCGACACTATTATGCCGACCATCACCTGACCATCGCCCAGCACCCGTCGGAAACCGACCTGCGCGTGATGATCCGGCTGCTCGCCTTTGCCCTGAATGCCAGCGATACCCTGGAATTCACCAAGGGCCTGAGCAACGACGACGAACCGGAGCTATGGCAGAAAGACCTGACCGGAGCGATCGAACTGTGGATTGAGCTGGGCTTGCCCGAGGAGGACCGACTGCGGAAAGCCTGCAATCGCGCCACGAAAGTGATCCTGTATACCTACGGCGACCGGGCATTCCCCGTGTGGTGGGACAAACACCATGGCAAGCTGGAGCGTTTCGACAACCTCACCATCATCCACCTGCCCGGCGAAAGCACCGAGGCGCTGGCCGGGCTAGCCGGCCGGTCCATGAGCTACCAGATAACCATCCAGGACGGCGAGGTGACATTCAGCAACGATAACAACCTGGTTTCAATTACCCCTGAGCAGATTCTGCCTGAGAACTGA
- a CDS encoding CidA/LrgA family protein: protein MPMLRGFLVLVLFFILGESVRVLFALPVSGGVLGMLFITFTLMAKGSVSESLASASQGLVSVLVLLIMPGVVGVFFTADQFAGQWLAVAAALLVGTFLSVLTTLLLMKLVTGRTESTGGERDHG from the coding sequence ATGCCGATGTTGCGCGGTTTTCTGGTACTGGTACTGTTTTTTATCCTTGGCGAGTCGGTGCGGGTGCTGTTTGCCCTGCCGGTCAGTGGTGGTGTGCTGGGGATGCTTTTTATCACCTTCACGTTGATGGCGAAGGGCAGTGTGAGTGAGTCCCTGGCCTCGGCCAGCCAGGGGTTGGTGTCGGTGCTGGTGCTGCTGATCATGCCGGGCGTCGTGGGCGTCTTCTTCACGGCGGATCAGTTCGCCGGCCAGTGGCTGGCGGTGGCGGCGGCTTTGCTGGTCGGCACATTTCTGAGTGTTCTCACCACCCTGCTCTTGATGAAGCTGGTGACCGGCAGAACAGAGAGCACCGGCGGAGAGCGCGATCATGGCTGA
- a CDS encoding LrgB family protein: MAEFLTRLQALPDTLGATPVLAIGLTLGAFFAGNWLFARMGRPVWLPPVVLAACLLSGVIAVLAVDYQSYHQGAGWLTVLLGPATVALGIPLYQQMHHIRAMWRPILVTLPIAATLAAVYAVVIGWALGATPEVLASLAPKSVTAPIAIGITEQLGGSVPLMMGGLLITGVVATLFVDLLARLLPVNDERILGFALGLNGHAIGTARAFEISHAAGAFASLGMSLTGVFTALILPLVFRI, translated from the coding sequence ATGGCTGAATTCCTTACCCGGCTCCAGGCGTTGCCGGATACCCTCGGTGCCACGCCAGTTCTCGCCATTGGCTTGACGCTGGGCGCCTTCTTCGCTGGCAACTGGCTGTTTGCCCGCATGGGCCGGCCGGTCTGGCTGCCGCCCGTGGTGCTGGCGGCCTGTCTGCTGTCCGGGGTGATTGCGGTTCTGGCGGTGGACTACCAGAGCTATCACCAGGGTGCAGGCTGGCTCACGGTATTGCTGGGCCCGGCCACCGTCGCCCTTGGGATTCCCCTGTACCAGCAGATGCACCATATCCGTGCCATGTGGCGCCCCATTCTGGTGACGCTGCCCATCGCCGCCACCCTCGCGGCGGTGTATGCAGTAGTGATTGGCTGGGCGCTGGGGGCCACGCCGGAGGTGCTGGCGTCATTGGCGCCCAAGTCTGTCACTGCGCCAATTGCCATCGGGATTACCGAGCAATTGGGTGGCTCTGTGCCTCTGATGATGGGTGGCCTGCTGATTACCGGGGTGGTGGCAACCCTCTTCGTTGACCTGCTCGCCCGCCTGTTACCCGTAAACGATGAACGCATCCTGGGCTTTGCCCTGGGCCTTAACGGCCATGCTATCGGCACCGCCCGCGCCTTTGAAATCAGTCACGCCGCCGGCGCGTTTGCCTCTCTCGGTATGAGCCTCACCGGCGTGTTTACCGCCCTGATCCTGCCCCTGGTGTTCCGCATCTGA
- a CDS encoding ABC transporter substrate-binding protein produces the protein MKKLIAAFVGSMVLAAAPLALSAEATKELKMAYDADPVTLDIHEQLSGGTLQLSHMAFDPLLRWTKDLGFEPRLAKSWERIDDKTMRFKLREGVEFHSGNELTAKDVKFTFDRLKQSQGNPPEKQR, from the coding sequence ATGAAAAAACTGATTGCAGCATTTGTCGGTTCCATGGTTCTGGCGGCGGCTCCGCTGGCACTGTCTGCCGAGGCGACCAAGGAACTGAAAATGGCGTACGACGCCGACCCCGTGACCCTCGATATCCATGAGCAGCTCTCAGGTGGCACTCTGCAGCTGTCCCACATGGCCTTTGACCCGCTGCTGCGCTGGACCAAGGACCTGGGCTTCGAGCCTCGCCTGGCCAAAAGCTGGGAGCGGATCGATGACAAAACCATGCGCTTCAAGCTGCGTGAAGGGGTGGAGTTCCACTCCGGGAACGAGCTGACTGCCAAGGATGTGAAGTTCACCTTCGATCGGCTAAAGCAGAGCCAGGGTAATCCCCCCGAAAAACAGCGGTGA
- a CDS encoding IS3 family transposase (programmed frameshift) yields MKKSRFSDSQILSILKQAENGVPVPELCREHGMSSASFYKWRAKFGGMDASMMARLKELEDENRRLKKMYAEERLKADILKEAIGKKVVKPSRRREMAQKAVDEKRVSIRLACWMFSISETCYRYHPKLSSENAEIADWLVRLTHNQRNWGFGLCFLHLRNVKGFTWNHKRVYRIYRELELNLRIKPKKRLVREKPEPLAVPEMINDSWSMDFMHDQLNDGRSYRLLNVIDDFNREGLGIEVDFSLPAERVIRSLEQIIEWRGKPRSIRCDNGPEYISGKLSAWAEKREIKLAFIQPGKPQQNAYIERYNRTVRYDWLAQYLFDSTEEVQDYATRWLWHYNHERPNMGLGGITPQQKLAMMA; encoded by the exons ATGAAGAAGTCACGTTTTTCCGACAGCCAGATCCTGTCGATACTCAAGCAAGCCGAGAACGGCGTACCGGTTCCGGAGCTTTGCCGTGAGCACGGCATGAGCAGTGCCAGCTTTTATAAATGGCGCGCCAAGTTTGGCGGCATGGATGCATCGATGATGGCCCGCCTGAAAGAGCTGGAGGATGAAAACCGCCGGCTCAAGAAGATGTATGCCGAGGAGCGGCTGAAGGCTGACATTCTCAAGGAAGCCATCG GAAAAAAAGTGGTGAAGCCGTCTCGTCGCCGTGAGATGGCGCAGAAAGCCGTTGATGAAAAGCGTGTCAGCATTCGTCTGGCCTGCTGGATGTTCAGCATCAGTGAGACCTGCTACCGCTATCATCCCAAACTGAGCAGCGAGAACGCTGAGATCGCGGACTGGCTGGTGCGGCTGACCCACAATCAGCGGAACTGGGGCTTTGGTCTGTGCTTCCTGCATCTGCGCAATGTGAAAGGCTTTACCTGGAACCACAAACGGGTCTATCGGATTTACCGGGAGCTGGAACTGAATCTGCGCATCAAGCCCAAGAAGCGTCTGGTTCGTGAAAAGCCGGAACCGTTGGCTGTGCCGGAAATGATCAACGACAGTTGGTCGATGGACTTCATGCACGACCAGCTCAACGACGGACGCAGTTACCGGCTGTTGAATGTGATCGATGACTTTAACCGCGAGGGGCTTGGCATCGAAGTGGACTTCTCGCTTCCGGCAGAACGGGTTATCCGATCACTGGAGCAGATCATTGAATGGCGGGGTAAACCGCGCTCTATCCGTTGTGACAACGGGCCTGAGTACATCAGCGGCAAGCTGTCAGCCTGGGCCGAAAAACGAGAGATCAAGCTGGCGTTTATTCAGCCTGGCAAACCCCAGCAGAATGCTTATATCGAACGCTACAACCGAACGGTCCGTTACGATTGGCTGGCACAGTATCTGTTCGACAGCACCGAAGAAGTCCAGGATTATGCCACCCGCTGGCTCTGGCACTACAATCACGAACGCCCCAATATGGGACTCGGAGGAATTACTCCTCAACAAAAATTGGCCATGATGGCCTGA
- a CDS encoding ABC transporter substrate-binding protein, translating to MGGLPQDFKAIFQPFSELKIIDDYTFDLVTKEPYPLLLNTATYIFPMDSEFYSGKTEDGKDKSAIVKHGNSFASEHLSGTGPYTVTERQQGVRVEFERFDDYWDTESPGNVGKITLTPIKENATRVSALLSGGVDFIAPVPPTDLERIKQDPNTSLVTMSGTRIILLHMNQERVEAFKNPKVRQAIAYAINQEGIAAKIMKGFATPAAQMSPRGYQGHNPELKPRYDVEKAQQLMKEAGYEDGFTITMMAPNNRYVNDDKIAQAVAAMLARINIKVDLKTLPKAQYWPEYDNRSADMMMIGWHADTEDSANFFEFLTFCPNAETGAGQYNAGMYCNPEIDALVNKASVETDLDKRSAMLKEVERRLYDDAAFIPLHWQDLAWASKKNVKIEPVLNVMNFPYLGDLVVE from the coding sequence ATGGGGGGATTACCCCAGGACTTCAAGGCCATCTTCCAGCCCTTCAGCGAGCTGAAGATCATTGACGATTACACGTTCGATTTGGTCACCAAAGAGCCCTATCCGCTGCTGCTCAATACCGCCACCTACATCTTCCCGATGGACAGCGAGTTCTACAGCGGCAAGACCGAGGACGGCAAGGACAAGAGCGCCATCGTCAAGCACGGCAACTCTTTTGCCTCTGAGCATCTGTCCGGTACCGGCCCCTATACTGTGACCGAGCGCCAGCAGGGTGTCCGGGTGGAATTCGAGCGCTTTGATGACTACTGGGATACCGAGTCCCCGGGCAACGTCGGCAAGATTACGCTGACGCCGATCAAGGAAAATGCCACCCGGGTCTCGGCGTTGCTGTCCGGTGGCGTGGACTTTATCGCCCCGGTGCCGCCGACCGATCTTGAACGCATCAAGCAGGATCCGAACACCAGCCTGGTGACCATGAGCGGCACCCGCATCATCCTGCTGCACATGAACCAGGAGCGTGTCGAAGCCTTCAAGAACCCGAAGGTTCGTCAGGCTATCGCCTATGCGATCAACCAGGAGGGCATCGCGGCCAAGATCATGAAGGGCTTTGCAACTCCGGCGGCGCAGATGTCACCGCGGGGCTATCAGGGCCACAATCCAGAGCTCAAGCCGCGTTATGATGTCGAGAAGGCGCAGCAGCTGATGAAGGAAGCCGGTTACGAGGATGGCTTCACCATCACCATGATGGCGCCGAACAACCGCTACGTGAACGACGACAAGATCGCTCAGGCGGTGGCCGCCATGCTGGCGCGCATCAACATCAAGGTGGATCTGAAAACCCTGCCGAAGGCCCAGTACTGGCCGGAGTATGATAACCGCTCTGCGGACATGATGATGATTGGCTGGCACGCCGACACCGAGGATTCGGCCAACTTCTTCGAGTTCCTGACCTTCTGTCCGAACGCCGAGACCGGTGCCGGCCAGTACAACGCGGGTATGTACTGTAACCCCGAGATTGACGCCCTGGTGAACAAGGCCAGTGTCGAGACCGATCTGGACAAACGGTCCGCCATGCTCAAGGAAGTGGAGCGGCGCCTGTACGACGATGCGGCCTTCATTCCCCTGCACTGGCAGGACCTGGCCTGGGCCTCGAAGAAGAACGTTAAGATCGAGCCGGTGCTCAACGTCATGAACTTCCCGTACCTGGGTGATCTGGTTGTCGAGTAA
- a CDS encoding ABC transporter permease: MLAFLVQRISQAVLVMFVISVIAFAIQDGLGDPLQQMVGMSVSEQEREALREELGLDDPFLVQYLRFAGNALQGDLGTSYFYGEPTMAVILDHLPATLELVIGASLIIIVFSVPIGVYAAIRPQAWLAKFFMGISTVGISIPVFLTAIVLIQLFSIGVTVQWFPSDTAWGQWLNDFFSTEGGLPSYGRGDNLTHLFGTWRSGFFSESGLMHLVLPSISLASIMLPLFIRLIRAEMMEVLQSDYIRYARAKGLSAGRINFLHALKNTMLPVITVGGVQIGIMVAYTILTETVFQWPGVGLMFLEAITRSDIPLIVAYLMVVGLIFVITNTVVDLIYGLVNPTVKLTGKKA, from the coding sequence ATGCTAGCGTTTTTGGTTCAGCGGATATCCCAGGCGGTTCTGGTCATGTTCGTGATCAGCGTGATCGCGTTCGCCATCCAGGATGGCCTGGGGGATCCGCTTCAGCAGATGGTGGGCATGTCGGTGTCCGAACAGGAGCGGGAGGCCCTGCGCGAGGAGCTGGGGCTGGATGATCCGTTCCTGGTGCAGTACCTGCGGTTTGCCGGCAATGCCCTGCAGGGGGATCTTGGTACCTCCTATTTCTATGGCGAACCCACCATGGCGGTCATCCTCGACCACCTGCCAGCGACCCTGGAACTGGTGATCGGAGCCAGCCTGATCATCATAGTGTTTTCGGTACCTATCGGCGTGTATGCGGCGATCCGGCCCCAGGCCTGGCTGGCCAAGTTTTTCATGGGCATCAGTACCGTGGGCATTTCCATTCCGGTGTTCCTGACCGCGATTGTGCTGATCCAGCTATTCTCCATCGGGGTGACGGTGCAATGGTTTCCGTCCGATACGGCCTGGGGGCAATGGCTGAACGACTTCTTCTCCACCGAAGGCGGGCTGCCATCGTACGGCCGCGGTGACAACCTGACCCACCTGTTCGGTACCTGGAGATCCGGCTTTTTCAGCGAAAGCGGCCTGATGCACCTCGTTCTGCCATCAATTTCGCTGGCGTCAATCATGTTGCCGCTGTTTATCCGGCTGATTCGCGCCGAGATGATGGAAGTGCTGCAGAGCGACTACATCCGCTATGCCCGGGCCAAGGGACTGAGTGCCGGCCGAATCAACTTTCTGCACGCCCTGAAGAACACCATGTTGCCGGTAATTACGGTCGGCGGTGTGCAGATCGGCATCATGGTGGCCTACACCATTCTCACGGAAACAGTGTTCCAGTGGCCGGGTGTCGGGCTGATGTTCCTCGAGGCGATTACCCGCAGCGACATTCCGCTGATCGTGGCCTACCTGATGGTGGTCGGCCTGATCTTTGTGATCACCAACACCGTGGTGGATCTGATCTACGGCCTGGTGAATCCCACCGTAAAACTGACAGGTAAGAAAGCATGA
- a CDS encoding ABC transporter permease, with protein MTTATATVSRWDRFRESFLWYSFKRDKVAIASFVVLVLMVLAAVFAPLLAPTDPYDLAQINIMNSELPPVGLSGADPAFPLGTDAQGRDMLSTILYGTRVSLLIGFGAVLLQSVLGILFGLLAGYLGGKVDSVLMRIADVQLSFSTLMVAIIVGAVFKASFGNLMFGEIAIYMLIFIIGVAEWPQIARTVRASVLAEKKKEYVDAAKVMGFGTPRIMFRHILPNTLSPIFVIATVQIANAIISEAALSFLGLGMPETQPSLGSLIKSGFDYIQSGSWWITLLPGLVLVVLVLVINLLGDWLRDVMNPRLYKG; from the coding sequence ATGACAACGGCAACGGCAACGGTTTCCCGCTGGGACCGCTTCCGCGAGTCCTTCCTCTGGTACAGCTTCAAGCGCGACAAGGTGGCGATTGCCAGTTTCGTGGTGCTGGTGCTGATGGTGCTGGCGGCGGTGTTTGCGCCTTTGCTGGCGCCCACCGACCCCTACGATCTGGCGCAGATCAATATCATGAATTCCGAGCTGCCGCCGGTCGGCCTCAGCGGCGCTGACCCGGCTTTCCCTCTGGGCACCGACGCCCAGGGCCGGGACATGCTCTCCACCATTCTCTACGGCACCCGGGTGTCGCTCCTGATCGGCTTTGGTGCCGTTCTGCTGCAATCGGTGCTGGGCATCCTGTTCGGCCTGCTGGCCGGGTACCTGGGCGGCAAGGTGGATTCGGTGCTCATGCGCATCGCCGACGTGCAACTGTCGTTCTCCACCCTGATGGTGGCCATCATCGTGGGCGCCGTCTTCAAGGCCAGCTTTGGCAACCTGATGTTCGGCGAGATTGCCATCTACATGCTCATCTTCATTATCGGCGTGGCGGAATGGCCACAGATTGCCCGCACCGTGCGCGCCTCGGTGCTGGCGGAAAAGAAAAAAGAGTATGTGGATGCCGCCAAGGTGATGGGCTTCGGTACGCCCCGGATCATGTTCCGGCACATTCTGCCCAACACCCTGTCGCCAATTTTCGTGATCGCCACGGTGCAGATTGCCAACGCCATCATCTCCGAGGCTGCGTTGTCGTTCCTGGGCCTGGGCATGCCGGAAACCCAGCCGTCGCTGGGCTCGCTGATCAAATCCGGTTTTGACTATATCCAGAGCGGTTCCTGGTGGATCACTCTGCTGCCGGGCCTGGTGCTGGTGGTGCTGGTGCTGGTCATCAACCTGTTGGGTGACTGGTTGCGGGATGTAATGAACCCACGGCTGTACAAGGGGTAA
- a CDS encoding ABC transporter ATP-binding protein, with product MALLEVRDLDVRFAVRGGDLTALRGISFSLDKGERLGLVGESGAGKSVAAFSILNLIAKPGYIAGGQILFEGRDLAAMSERELRRIRGNRIAMIFQDPMMTLNPVLTIGTQMVEAIQAHRNTGKKEARAIALDRLQKVQIPSPEKRLDQYPHELSGGMRQRVIIAIALLLDPEIIIADEPTTALDVTIQAEIMDLLLDLCEQENVALMLITHDLGVVSQVTQRMLVMYSGRIIEQGPTREIINDAQHPYTQGLINALPQLGEPGARLFQIPGSMPSLKNVPTGCPFHPRCNFATEQCRHSMPDYVHSGNVEVACYEVANLIEQEKRMQEAES from the coding sequence ATGGCACTGTTGGAAGTAAGAGATCTTGATGTGCGTTTTGCGGTGCGTGGCGGCGACCTTACGGCGCTTCGGGGCATCAGCTTCAGCCTCGATAAAGGCGAACGCCTGGGCCTGGTGGGCGAATCCGGCGCCGGTAAATCCGTGGCGGCGTTTTCCATCCTCAATCTGATCGCCAAACCCGGCTATATCGCCGGCGGCCAGATCCTGTTCGAAGGCCGTGACCTGGCGGCCATGAGTGAGCGGGAGCTGCGCAGGATCCGGGGCAACCGCATCGCCATGATTTTCCAGGATCCGATGATGACCCTGAATCCGGTGCTGACCATTGGTACCCAGATGGTGGAAGCTATTCAGGCGCACCGGAATACCGGCAAGAAAGAGGCGAGAGCGATTGCCCTGGACCGGCTGCAGAAAGTCCAGATTCCGTCTCCGGAAAAGCGCCTGGACCAGTACCCCCATGAATTGTCCGGTGGTATGCGTCAGCGGGTGATCATTGCCATCGCGCTACTGCTGGACCCCGAAATCATCATTGCCGATGAGCCGACAACCGCCCTGGACGTAACCATTCAGGCGGAGATCATGGATTTGCTGCTGGATCTGTGCGAGCAGGAGAACGTGGCGCTGATGCTGATCACCCATGATCTGGGCGTGGTCTCCCAGGTCACCCAGCGTATGCTGGTGATGTATTCCGGCCGTATCATCGAGCAGGGGCCGACCCGGGAAATCATCAACGATGCCCAGCACCCCTACACCCAGGGATTGATCAATGCGTTGCCCCAACTGGGCGAGCCGGGGGCAAGGCTGTTCCAGATTCCCGGTTCCATGCCGTCCCTGAAGAACGTCCCCACGGGTTGCCCGTTCCACCCCCGTTGCAACTTTGCCACCGAGCAGTGCCGGCACTCGATGCCGGACTATGTGCATTCGGGCAATGTGGAGGTGGCCTGTTACGAAGTCGCCAACCTGATTGAGCAGGAGAAACGCATGCAGGAGGCCGAATCATGA